TTGCCGTCTTCACTGTAAACAAGCAGGCTCATTTCATTAGCCACCTGATCATACCTTGCAGCGGCATAATGCCACATACCATCCTGAAAACCGGCTGCCCTGTCGTCTTTTGTCAAAACGAGGTTCACAAAACCATTGCCGTCATATCCCCAAAACTCAAGTCCTCCATCGCCTGAGGCTCCAGTGTTGAGCTGTAGATGGCTTGCGGCGTGCCCTTCTTTTGCCCAGAGCAGAGTCTGAGTTCCTGATGTATCCCCTATCTGCTTGAAAAACAGTTCGGCGGTAAAACTCCCAGAATCATATTCATTTCCATACTGATCAGCAGCATAAAACATATTTCCTCCAACTTCCCTGACAGCATTAAAATTGAAGGAGTGGGATGATGAAATCCCGTTGCGCAGGTTAGAAGGCGCAGCATCAGAGCTGAAAGCATTTTCTCCGCCCCCTGAGTCAGGATTCTCCATATCACCCCATACATACAAGGGGTCGTGTGCAGGATTTGGATCACCCGAGTTTCCTGCAATGGTTCCCTGACCTGCCCCATCAGCACTGTCAAGTATGCCGTGGGTATCCGTACTCCCGTTTATATAAAGCCCATCTGCCCACGCATCCATTTTCCAGTGGTGGACATAGGCAGCCGGAGCAGCGGAACTAATAACGCACACAATCATCAATAACATCAGCAAGTGATTCTCTCTTTTTAGAATTCTCATTTTCTTGCACTCCAAATTAAACGACAATTATTTTCTGAGCCCATTGCTCATTTTTTCCAAATCTCATCTTGGCCAGACAAGTCTGAATGCCTCTTCTCTCACATCG
This window of the Sedimentisphaera salicampi genome carries:
- a CDS encoding LamG-like jellyroll fold domain-containing protein; this encodes MRILKRENHLLMLLMIVCVISSAAPAAYVHHWKMDAWADGLYINGSTDTHGILDSADGAGQGTIAGNSGDPNPAHDPLYVWGDMENPDSGGGENAFSSDAAPSNLRNGISSSHSFNFNAVREVGGNMFYAADQYGNEYDSGSFTAELFFKQIGDTSGTQTLLWAKEGHAASHLQLNTGASGDGGLEFWGYDGNGFVNLVLTKDDRAAGFQDGMWHYAAARYDQVANEMSLLVYSEDGNAYFKDQTLTNDILISGGTNNIMIGRREAEVERFAGLIDEVRLSNETLSNPDLIGVPEPTTAVLFGIGSLLYTRKRKA